One Planktothrix serta PCC 8927 DNA window includes the following coding sequences:
- a CDS encoding DUF4276 family protein, giving the protein MSNPLIALIAEDDTDCDTIRKIVHRVLGTNTRTKPWASKGCSTLKRKLSAKLKVMSSEGCNAFIILHDLDRNQHNNSLNDEAKLRETLEAAASKVKDIHKHICIPIEELEAWFWSDPEVIKHIGRGKGEAKANPHLITKPKEQLIKLSIGENRKPRYSTNMNVELAEILNLELCSKRCPSFESLLEFLQSL; this is encoded by the coding sequence ATGAGTAATCCCTTAATAGCTCTAATTGCTGAAGATGATACAGACTGCGATACAATTCGGAAAATTGTACATCGCGTACTTGGTACAAATACCAGGACAAAGCCGTGGGCATCTAAAGGATGTAGCACCTTAAAAAGAAAGCTATCAGCCAAACTTAAAGTTATGTCCAGTGAAGGTTGTAATGCTTTTATCATTCTTCATGATTTAGATCGTAATCAACACAATAACTCTCTTAATGATGAAGCGAAACTGCGAGAGACTTTAGAGGCTGCTGCTTCTAAGGTTAAAGATATCCATAAACACATCTGCATTCCAATTGAAGAATTAGAAGCTTGGTTCTGGTCTGATCCAGAGGTTATCAAACACATTGGACGTGGCAAAGGTGAAGCGAAGGCAAATCCTCACTTGATTACTAAACCGAAAGAGCAATTAATAAAACTATCAATTGGTGAAAATAGAAAGCCCCGTTACAGTACAAACATGAATGTTGAATTAGCAGAAATATTGAATTTAGAGCTTTGCTCTAAGCGCTGCCCTTCGTTTGAAAGCCTTCTCGAATTCCTTCAATCCTTATAA
- a CDS encoding formylglycine-generating enzyme family protein, translating into MTNPSLLNSNPQTEAARETIDRFRQQYGEIYYQFACYAAFPLALTPDFLYRLRDKFYSKLPVPWLAVAHLLLSDLCQNIGAELYEMDRTVRGLLLHQLTPGELSHLSQFSLHYIEHHFQTDIQGLEKAQHWTALAYVNPEPAAQEIARELRKLLQKPISRDWLRISSLVETLAEPLQQANFQPLLTLAEAMGKAARGNYTEAEQQFAKLRQNNSVNIAGVSVPLPPPPIPAKTFGFETVTVNKKGKIIKRETKQARYFTEDLGDGVTLEMVYIPGGTFLMGSPKGEGHKRERPQHQVTVPPFFMAKYPITQAQWQAVANWPKIQRDLDPDCSHFKGDPPQPPLERGASGVSPQTPLTSEASENSSSPPYQGGARGGSNRPVEKVKWYDAVEFCARMFQRTGRPYHLPSEAQWEYACRAGTQTPFYFGETLTSDLANYRGTETYANEPEGIYREETTPVGQFPPNAFGLYDLYGNVWEWCADPWHENYEDAPTQGEVWDEQNKNDNRYKIYSIENLVNLLSSNENRVMRGGSWLYYPRYCRGAYRNWDVPGSRVRGCGFRVASSPPAWTL; encoded by the coding sequence ATGACGAACCCTTCTCTCCTCAATTCTAACCCCCAAACCGAAGCGGCAAGAGAAACCATTGACCGCTTTCGTCAGCAATATGGAGAAATTTATTATCAATTTGCCTGTTATGCCGCCTTTCCCTTAGCATTAACTCCCGATTTTCTCTATCGTTTACGCGATAAATTCTATTCAAAATTACCTGTTCCTTGGCTGGCTGTTGCCCATTTATTGTTATCGGATTTATGTCAGAATATTGGAGCAGAACTCTATGAAATGGATCGAACGGTTCGCGGTTTATTACTGCATCAATTAACCCCTGGTGAATTATCCCACCTTTCCCAATTTTCTCTCCACTACATCGAACATCATTTTCAAACGGATATTCAGGGACTTGAGAAAGCGCAACATTGGACAGCTTTAGCCTATGTTAACCCCGAACCTGCGGCTCAAGAAATTGCCCGAGAACTGCGTAAATTATTGCAAAAACCCATTTCTAGGGACTGGTTGAGAATATCTTCTCTGGTGGAAACCCTAGCCGAACCTCTGCAACAAGCTAATTTTCAACCCCTATTAACTTTAGCTGAAGCGATGGGAAAAGCCGCCAGGGGAAACTATACCGAAGCCGAACAACAATTTGCTAAACTTCGACAAAATAATAGTGTTAATATTGCGGGGGTTTCTGTCCCTTTACCTCCCCCTCCTATTCCAGCAAAAACCTTTGGTTTTGAAACCGTTACTGTTAATAAAAAGGGTAAAATTATCAAACGGGAAACCAAACAAGCCCGATATTTCACCGAAGACCTGGGGGATGGAGTCACGTTAGAGATGGTTTATATTCCTGGGGGGACATTCCTCATGGGTTCACCGAAGGGGGAAGGACACAAAAGGGAACGCCCCCAACATCAAGTTACAGTTCCTCCTTTTTTCATGGCCAAATATCCCATCACCCAAGCTCAATGGCAAGCCGTGGCTAACTGGCCTAAAATTCAACGGGATCTCGACCCTGACTGTTCTCATTTTAAAGGAGATCCCCCCCAACCCCCCTTAGAAAGGGGGGCTTCAGGAGTTTCCCCCCAAACCCCTTTAACAAGCGAGGCTTCAGAAAATTCCAGTTCCCCCCCTTACCAAGGGGGGGCTAGGGGGGGATCTAACCGACCCGTAGAAAAGGTTAAATGGTACGATGCCGTCGAATTTTGTGCCCGAATGTTCCAACGCACCGGACGCCCCTATCATTTACCCTCAGAAGCCCAATGGGAATATGCTTGTCGTGCTGGAACTCAAACCCCATTTTACTTTGGGGAAACCCTAACCAGTGATTTAGCGAATTATCGGGGAACTGAAACCTACGCAAACGAACCCGAAGGAATATATCGAGAGGAAACCACCCCCGTTGGTCAATTCCCTCCTAATGCCTTTGGGTTGTATGATCTCTATGGCAATGTCTGGGAATGGTGCGCCGACCCTTGGCATGAAAACTATGAAGATGCACCAACACAAGGGGAAGTTTGGGATGAGCAGAATAAGAATGATAATCGTTATAAGATATATAGTATTGAAAATTTAGTCAATTTATTAAGCAGCAATGAAAACCGGGTGATGCGCGGAGGTTCGTGGCTCTACTATCCCAGGTATTGTCGCGGTGCCTATCGTAACTGGGACGTGCCGGGCAGTCGGGTCAGGGGCTGCGGATTTCGTGTTGCTTCCTCCCCGCCTGCGTGGACTCTTTAG
- a CDS encoding element excision factor XisH family protein, whose protein sequence is MPAKDIYHDDVKIALEKDGWTITKDPLVLQWGSKDLFVDLGAEKLLAAQRQNEKIAVEIKSFAGSSQVNDLEKAVGQYIVYRNILEEIETDRILYLAIPKKAFQDIFSEPLGRLVVRKNQLNLLVFHPQTQEVMQWIP, encoded by the coding sequence ATGCCTGCCAAAGATATCTATCATGATGATGTTAAAATAGCCTTAGAAAAGGATGGCTGGACAATTACCAAAGATCCCTTAGTCCTGCAATGGGGATCAAAAGATTTGTTTGTGGACTTAGGAGCAGAAAAATTACTAGCCGCCCAAAGACAGAATGAAAAAATTGCGGTTGAGATTAAAAGTTTTGCGGGGAGTTCCCAAGTTAACGATTTAGAAAAAGCTGTAGGACAGTATATTGTTTATCGAAATATTTTAGAAGAAATCGAAACCGATAGGATTTTATATTTGGCAATTCCTAAAAAAGCATTCCAAGATATTTTTTCTGAACCCCTTGGGCGTTTAGTCGTCAGAAAAAATCAACTCAATTTACTGGTTTTTCATCCTCAAACTCAGGAGGTCATGCAATGGATACCTTAA
- a CDS encoding CPBP family glutamic-type intramembrane protease produces MTLKRWILAILTLVAVSFLGLSLLDSWTQPQIQSRLELYQTNLLLHASQWQGKEIEEDSLITVRDNLIGKTPVKEAYKQYQQVQESAEKSLAKVQENQAQIAPDSLKELQDLNQDLQLQIGILQTQLDQPDAALKTWNILLNSSKSKNNRDTTAETARVLTGLWQTPARLLPDAEPILQKQLEGWFRYQALVKLYTLQQRPEALVALETQEQQQAEQAFFKLMIVSAIPGMGLVLGLILAIVLGIQTLLKGKTSILATNMDVAWLIPWNGEIILQVFVVGFSLLGQLVIPLTLRAIFQELHLHLNNFDVRTQAVYILITYLLLMMGGFSVLYFSIKPYFPLPEGWFTFKIKDNWFFWGLGGYLVALPLVILVSLINQKLWDGQGGSNPLLPIALESQDTVALTIFFITASIAAPLFEEIMFRGFLLPSLTRYLPLGSAIILSGFLFAAAHLNISEILPLMTLGIVLGFVYTRSRNLLAPMFMHGLWNSGTLLSLYILGSGGS; encoded by the coding sequence ATGACACTGAAACGCTGGATTCTAGCAATTTTAACCTTAGTGGCGGTTAGCTTTTTGGGTTTATCGTTACTCGATAGTTGGACTCAACCGCAAATTCAAAGCCGTTTGGAATTATATCAAACCAATTTATTGCTTCATGCCTCCCAATGGCAAGGGAAGGAAATAGAAGAAGATAGTTTAATCACAGTGCGGGATAATTTGATTGGCAAAACTCCGGTAAAGGAAGCTTATAAGCAATATCAACAGGTACAAGAATCTGCTGAAAAAAGTTTAGCTAAAGTTCAAGAAAATCAGGCTCAAATTGCACCCGATTCATTAAAAGAATTACAAGATCTGAATCAAGATTTACAACTGCAAATCGGAATTTTACAAACTCAGTTAGATCAACCGGATGCAGCGTTAAAAACCTGGAATATTTTGCTGAATTCCAGTAAGTCTAAAAATAATAGAGACACAACGGCAGAAACGGCAAGAGTTTTAACAGGATTATGGCAAACTCCCGCCCGATTATTACCCGATGCTGAACCAATTTTACAAAAACAGTTAGAGGGTTGGTTTCGTTATCAAGCTTTAGTTAAACTCTATACGTTACAACAGCGTCCAGAGGCATTAGTGGCTTTAGAAACGCAAGAACAGCAACAAGCTGAACAAGCGTTTTTTAAGTTAATGATTGTTAGTGCTATTCCGGGGATGGGATTAGTCCTAGGATTGATATTAGCTATTGTTTTAGGCATTCAAACTCTCCTCAAAGGCAAAACTTCTATTCTGGCAACGAATATGGATGTTGCTTGGTTAATTCCTTGGAATGGAGAAATTATCTTACAAGTTTTTGTCGTGGGATTTTCATTATTGGGTCAACTGGTCATTCCCCTAACTTTAAGAGCAATTTTTCAAGAGTTGCATCTTCATCTGAATAATTTTGATGTCAGGACTCAAGCCGTTTATATTTTAATCACCTATCTGTTATTAATGATGGGGGGATTTTCGGTTTTGTATTTCTCGATTAAACCCTATTTCCCGTTACCGGAAGGATGGTTTACCTTCAAAATTAAAGACAATTGGTTTTTTTGGGGTTTAGGAGGATATTTGGTCGCCTTACCTTTGGTGATTTTAGTCTCTTTAATTAATCAGAAACTTTGGGATGGACAAGGCGGTAGTAATCCTTTATTACCAATTGCATTAGAAAGTCAGGATACGGTGGCTTTAACTATCTTTTTTATCACCGCATCCATCGCCGCCCCCCTCTTTGAAGAAATTATGTTTCGAGGATTTTTATTACCGTCCTTAACCCGTTATCTTCCCTTGGGGAGTGCGATTATTTTAAGTGGGTTTTTATTCGCCGCAGCCCACTTAAATATTTCGGAAATTTTACCGTTAATGACGTTAGGAATTGTGCTAGGGTTTGTGTATACGCGATCGCGCAATTTATTAGCTCCAATGTTCATGCACGGCTTATGGAATAGTGGGACTTTGTTGAGTTTATATATTCTCGGAAGTGGCGGAAGTTAG
- a CDS encoding AAA family ATPase, with the protein MAETLDPINPKFTGEREFQPDPGERDPETQERLYPYLAKISPGLIDAVNLAIKLKRPLLLEGEPGCGKTKLAKAIAYEFSKRSQTKWPYKAWYIKSTDQAKNGLYCYDAVRRLYDAQLVATDPQEKDKIKARLNDPSHTAYIKWEAIGEAFKASQNKQRMIVLIDEIDKADTDFPNDLLLELEEKKLVVRETGEEICAKEDYAPIILITSNAQKKLSDAFLRRCLYHYIEFPKRSELEKIIIARFGEDWSDSLLNLALNRFLAIRKQMTEDKGDFGKKISISELIDWIAALRFKSTQAKIEELLNQRKIPYVSCLLKSKEDDQKYSEIAPDDSDDAIDEDDDDDV; encoded by the coding sequence ATGGCTGAAACTTTAGATCCAATTAACCCTAAGTTTACCGGAGAACGTGAATTTCAACCTGATCCGGGAGAAAGAGATCCTGAGACTCAAGAACGCCTTTATCCCTATTTAGCGAAGATCAGTCCGGGGTTAATTGATGCGGTGAATTTAGCGATTAAACTCAAACGTCCGTTATTATTAGAAGGGGAACCCGGATGTGGTAAAACTAAATTAGCTAAAGCGATCGCCTATGAATTTAGCAAGCGATCGCAAACAAAATGGCCCTATAAAGCTTGGTATATTAAATCAACGGATCAAGCGAAGAATGGTTTATATTGTTATGATGCGGTCAGACGACTTTATGATGCTCAACTCGTAGCTACAGATCCCCAGGAAAAAGATAAGATTAAAGCTAGATTAAACGATCCCTCTCATACAGCCTATATCAAATGGGAGGCTATTGGTGAAGCGTTTAAAGCCTCTCAAAATAAGCAACGGATGATTGTTTTAATAGATGAAATTGATAAGGCGGATACGGATTTTCCCAATGATTTACTATTAGAATTAGAAGAAAAAAAGCTCGTTGTTCGAGAAACTGGGGAAGAAATTTGCGCCAAGGAGGACTATGCACCGATTATTTTAATTACCAGTAATGCTCAGAAAAAGTTATCCGATGCTTTTTTGCGTCGATGTTTATATCATTATATTGAATTTCCTAAACGTTCAGAATTAGAAAAAATTATTATAGCCAGATTTGGTGAAGATTGGTCAGATTCTCTGCTGAATTTGGCATTAAATCGGTTTTTAGCCATTAGAAAGCAGATGACAGAGGATAAAGGAGATTTTGGTAAAAAGATTAGTATTAGTGAACTTATAGACTGGATAGCGGCGTTACGTTTTAAGTCAACGCAAGCCAAAATTGAAGAACTTTTGAATCAAAGGAAAATTCCTTATGTCAGTTGTTTGTTAAAATCGAAAGAAGATGATCAAAAATATAGCGAAATTGCTCCCGATGATTCCGATGATGCAATTGATGAGGATGACGATGATGATGTTTAA
- a CDS encoding histidine phosphatase family protein, with amino-acid sequence MTTRVILVRHGQSTYNAQRRIQGRSDNSVLTEKGSVAAQKVGDALTGLKFDALYCSPLQRAKQTAEIIVTRLSNPPQLQPHDLLLEIDLPLWAGMERQVVLEQFSDEYRAWHEYPHEFFMRVPTPEGEKQHFPVLVLFEQAKQFWREILSRHQNQTILLVAHNGINRCLIATALGVEPQFYQGLQQSNCGISILNFTNIIPGELPKPADVQLESMNLTTHVGHKLPSVRPGHQGPRLLLVRHGETEWNRMGQFQGQIDVPLNDNGREQARKAAEFLKDIKIDFAVTSPMARPKETAEIILQDHPGIELQLEPEFCEISHGLWEGKFEAEIEQLYPGLLQEWKIAPQTVQMPEGENLQQVWQRSLIAWKKIVETYNHQPVTILVVAHDAINKALLCQLFNLPPDHFWNFKQGNGAVTVIDYPHGIEGLPVLQADNITSHLSGSILDKTAAGAL; translated from the coding sequence ATGACGACCCGTGTAATTCTTGTCCGTCATGGTCAAAGTACCTATAATGCCCAACGTCGAATTCAAGGTCGCTCGGACAACTCTGTTTTAACAGAAAAAGGTTCTGTGGCGGCGCAAAAAGTGGGTGATGCCTTGACGGGTTTAAAGTTCGATGCCTTGTATTGTAGTCCGTTGCAACGGGCAAAACAAACGGCTGAAATTATTGTAACGCGCCTGTCAAATCCCCCTCAACTTCAGCCCCATGATTTGTTGCTGGAAATTGATTTACCCCTGTGGGCGGGGATGGAACGTCAAGTTGTCCTAGAACAGTTCTCCGATGAATATCGAGCTTGGCATGAATATCCCCATGAGTTTTTTATGCGGGTTCCGACACCGGAAGGGGAAAAACAACATTTCCCGGTATTGGTATTATTTGAACAAGCCAAACAATTTTGGCGTGAAATTTTAAGTCGTCATCAAAATCAAACGATTTTATTAGTTGCTCATAATGGAATTAATCGCTGTTTAATTGCGACGGCTTTGGGGGTTGAACCTCAATTTTACCAAGGCTTGCAACAGTCTAATTGTGGGATTAGTATTTTGAATTTTACTAATATTATCCCCGGAGAATTACCGAAACCTGCGGATGTACAATTAGAGTCGATGAACTTGACCACTCATGTTGGTCATAAATTGCCTTCTGTGCGCCCCGGACATCAAGGGCCGCGATTATTATTAGTGCGTCATGGGGAAACGGAATGGAACCGCATGGGGCAATTTCAAGGGCAAATTGATGTGCCGTTAAATGATAATGGTCGAGAACAAGCCCGCAAAGCCGCAGAATTTTTAAAAGACATTAAAATTGATTTTGCGGTGACAAGTCCGATGGCGCGTCCGAAGGAAACGGCAGAGATTATTTTACAAGATCATCCGGGGATAGAATTACAATTAGAACCGGAATTTTGCGAAATTAGTCATGGGTTATGGGAAGGCAAATTTGAGGCGGAAATCGAACAGCTTTACCCAGGATTATTACAGGAATGGAAAATCGCACCCCAAACGGTTCAAATGCCGGAAGGGGAGAATTTACAACAGGTTTGGCAACGTTCTTTAATCGCTTGGAAGAAAATTGTTGAAACTTATAATCACCAACCTGTAACAATATTAGTGGTTGCCCATGATGCCATTAATAAGGCTCTTTTGTGTCAATTATTTAATCTGCCACCGGATCATTTTTGGAATTTTAAACAAGGAAATGGTGCGGTAACAGTGATTGATTATCCGCACGGAATTGAGGGTTTACCTGTATTACAAGCCGATAATATTACTAGCCATTTATCCGGTAGTATTCTCGATAAAACTGCGGCTGGAGCGTTATAG
- a CDS encoding XisI protein yields the protein MDTLTQYQTIIYKILSEYAQIPYFYGELERRFIISEDKNSYLLMTLGWQGDQRVHGCLVHVEIKNDKVWIQRDGTEDGIAEELVRAGIPKQDIVLGFHPLEIRPYTEYAVN from the coding sequence ATGGATACCTTAACCCAATACCAAACCATTATTTATAAAATTTTAAGCGAATATGCTCAAATTCCCTATTTCTATGGAGAGTTAGAAAGGAGATTTATTATTAGTGAAGATAAAAATAGTTATTTATTAATGACGTTAGGATGGCAAGGAGATCAACGAGTACATGGCTGTTTAGTTCATGTAGAGATAAAAAATGATAAAGTTTGGATTCAACGGGATGGAACAGAAGACGGTATTGCTGAAGAATTAGTTAGGGCTGGAATTCCTAAACAAGATATTGTTTTAGGCTTTCACCCCCTAGAAATTCGTCCCTATACTGAATATGCAGTTAACTAA
- a CDS encoding dihydroorotase, whose amino-acid sequence MNCQLLKQVRVIDPVSQRDQIADILVIDGYIRTIESQINDYPENTQIINSKGLILGPGLVDLYSHSGEPGFEERESLNSLLNAAGAGGFTRLAILPNTIPAIDNPATVTLLKERSQKVLINSGFSVPKLYVWGALTQDVASQQMTELNELADAGIVGFSDGQPLQNLALLRRILEYLKPLNKPLALYCCDRTLVVNGVMREGHDSILSGLPGIPDYAETAALAALLELVEVTGTPVHIMRVSTARSVELIAQAKARDLPITASTTWIHLLLNTTSINRIWNQPLEDSETLENPTLVNSIPLPYDPNLRLDPPLGNPADQKALIQGIETGIIDAIAIDHTPYSYEEKTVAFSDAPPGSIGLELALPLLWKTFVESGRWSALDLWRVLSSQPAFCLQQTPPSIQPDQPAEMILFDPQHPWTVNANTLKSRSVNTPWLGQKLTGQVIKTWCPT is encoded by the coding sequence ATGAATTGTCAACTTTTAAAGCAAGTTCGTGTGATTGATCCGGTTTCTCAACGAGATCAAATCGCTGATATTTTAGTGATTGATGGTTATATTAGAACTATTGAATCTCAGATTAATGATTACCCTGAAAATACCCAAATTATTAATAGTAAAGGGTTAATTTTAGGGCCAGGATTAGTTGATTTATATAGTCACAGTGGAGAACCGGGATTTGAGGAACGAGAAAGTTTAAATTCCTTATTAAATGCAGCAGGAGCCGGAGGATTTACTCGGTTAGCTATTTTACCGAATACGATTCCGGCTATTGATAATCCAGCAACAGTAACATTATTAAAAGAACGTTCTCAAAAAGTCTTGATTAATTCAGGATTTTCTGTTCCTAAGTTATATGTTTGGGGTGCATTAACCCAAGATGTAGCCAGTCAACAAATGACAGAATTGAACGAATTAGCGGATGCTGGTATTGTCGGTTTTAGCGATGGTCAACCTTTGCAAAATTTAGCATTATTAAGAAGAATATTAGAATATTTAAAGCCTTTAAATAAACCCTTAGCTTTATATTGTTGCGATCGCACATTAGTGGTTAATGGAGTCATGCGAGAAGGTCATGATTCTATCTTATCCGGTTTACCCGGAATTCCAGACTATGCTGAAACTGCCGCTTTAGCGGCTTTATTAGAATTAGTCGAAGTGACGGGAACCCCTGTTCATATTATGCGGGTTTCTACCGCCAGAAGTGTAGAATTAATTGCTCAAGCGAAAGCTCGTGATTTACCGATAACAGCCAGTACAACCTGGATACATTTATTATTAAATACAACATCTATTAATCGGATTTGGAATCAACCTTTAGAAGATTCTGAAACCTTAGAAAATCCAACTCTTGTTAATTCTATTCCTCTCCCTTATGACCCGAATTTAAGATTAGATCCGCCTTTAGGAAATCCTGCGGATCAAAAGGCTTTAATTCAAGGAATTGAGACAGGAATTATTGATGCGATCGCCATTGATCATACCCCCTATTCCTATGAAGAAAAAACCGTAGCCTTTTCCGATGCTCCCCCCGGATCTATTGGCTTAGAATTAGCGTTACCTTTATTATGGAAAACCTTTGTTGAATCTGGGCGCTGGTCAGCCTTAGATTTATGGCGAGTCTTAAGCAGTCAACCTGCTTTTTGTTTACAACAAACACCCCCTTCTATTCAACCCGACCAACCCGCAGAAATGATATTATTTGACCCTCAACATCCTTGGACAGTTAATGCTAATACCCTGAAATCTCGCTCCGTTAATACCCCCTGGTTAGGGCAAAAACTTACAGGTCAAGTTATTAAAACCTGGTGTCCAACTTAA
- a CDS encoding AAA family ATPase, which translates to MSFTLDGWTALGSQISLSLFDRVGVLVGRNGAGKSAILEGFEAISSRAIGRLSRFRLLDSDSIPKILDIRISTPTERQLRYRYELIFIPSSTNDSDLDESTNESSEESQFSWNDCCQYADGDQEILWTTETGVTTFSNGGDPTITILGNTNSLRQAHLPENSRLKLPDEMQWVYAVLRGVRLLGKTPVRQTSRRRPSLLRVSSRGISLGAFGLADSLARKILRLEMRELDELESVCRRIGLGNKITVQKFVLSEEPREKIEDEGEEYVSSVLLDGVNIGLLSDGTLRVLSILIEIIASYPNATTIIEEPETQIHPGMLAKLLNEIETYTLEENLILSTHSPQVVAWTSPEKINLVYRNHGQTTVRKLGEEEIHKVVEYLYEEGDLGDWLYSGILDE; encoded by the coding sequence TTGTCCTTTACTCTTGACGGTTGGACTGCCCTAGGCAGTCAGATTTCCTTGTCCCTCTTTGACCGCGTTGGAGTGTTGGTCGGGCGAAATGGGGCTGGAAAATCAGCTATTCTTGAAGGTTTTGAAGCTATCTCGTCGCGGGCTATTGGTAGGCTCAGTCGATTTCGGCTACTTGATAGTGATAGCATTCCAAAAATATTAGATATTAGAATTTCAACACCAACTGAGCGTCAGCTTAGATACAGGTATGAGCTTATATTTATACCCAGTTCTACCAACGACTCAGACTTAGACGAGTCTACAAATGAGAGTTCGGAGGAAAGCCAGTTCTCCTGGAATGATTGTTGCCAATATGCTGACGGAGATCAGGAAATCTTATGGACTACTGAAACTGGAGTAACAACTTTCAGCAATGGTGGCGATCCTACTATTACTATTCTTGGTAATACTAACTCGCTTCGGCAGGCTCATCTTCCAGAAAACTCACGACTGAAACTACCTGACGAGATGCAATGGGTTTATGCTGTTCTGAGAGGAGTCCGTCTTCTTGGAAAGACCCCTGTGCGTCAAACATCCAGGCGTCGCCCATCTCTTCTCCGGGTGTCAAGCCGAGGCATTTCTTTAGGTGCTTTTGGGTTGGCGGATAGCCTAGCACGTAAAATCCTTCGCCTAGAGATGAGAGAACTTGATGAACTTGAAAGTGTTTGTCGGCGGATTGGACTTGGAAACAAAATAACTGTACAGAAATTTGTTTTAAGTGAGGAACCTAGAGAAAAAATTGAGGATGAAGGCGAAGAATATGTTTCTTCAGTGTTGTTAGACGGAGTTAATATTGGGCTGCTCTCTGATGGAACGCTACGGGTTTTATCGATTCTTATAGAAATAATTGCTTCATATCCTAATGCAACGACAATAATTGAAGAGCCTGAAACACAAATTCATCCTGGAATGCTAGCAAAGTTACTAAATGAAATTGAAACATACACGCTTGAGGAAAATTTAATTCTCTCCACCCATTCTCCACAGGTAGTAGCATGGACTAGCCCAGAAAAAATAAATTTAGTTTATCGAAATCATGGACAGACAACTGTTCGGAAGCTAGGAGAGGAAGAGATTCATAAAGTCGTTGAATATCTTTACGAAGAAGGGGACTTAGGTGACTGGCTTTATAGTGGTATTCTCGATGAGTAA